AAAGCCATTGAGGGGTTTGGCACATCTGTTGATGGATTGACAGAAGAAGAGAGTTCTCATCATAGATTGAATGGTCTTGCACAAGATGGGTTGCCGCTACTTAGGTCATTGCAATTCAGACTTGATCTTCTCGCACAGCAGTTGCTTATGGAAGAACAAGTACAGTCTGCTCAATCGACTTTAAAATCTTGGAAGGATCAGTACCAGAGGttatctctctctgtctctctctctctctctctctctcttcgtCTGGGATTATAGATTTTCATTTGGTGGGGGTAAGCCTTTATTTACATGTTTAATGGATGTAGTTTACATTTGGGACTGAGGAATGCTAATCTGCAAGCGCAGATCAATATGAGAAAAGCTGCTCAGACAAAGGTAATGGAGTTCTTTGGCTTAATTAcataagtaattttttttttaatttttggaagTAGTGTCAGTTGGAGTGACCAACTTACTTTGTTGATCCGTTTTCCAGTATGGGTCCCTAGTTGGGAATTGCTCTTCAAGTCAAATTCCGGATTTAGAATTCTATTCCAAAAGAAAATAACTACAGTTGGAGATACTCAATATTGAAAGGGTTTTTATTATCTTTGAAAGTTACCTATGTAGGACATATATTTCCTTGTCCAGTTGGagatgcatttgtggttttcccaTGCTAATTTTGCAATTTATTGTGGTGATGATAGAGGGAACTTCTTTTAGGAGGTGGAGAGGAGTCTACAATTCGCCGGCGCAACTTACAGTATGTACTATGTTTGTATTTGAGATCCCAGGGTTACCCTATTCCCACATGGCATGGATCTTTTGAACTTTTCAAGACGAATTTTGTATGGTACAGAATGTAGAAGGTAGAGCTAACTTAGCTGTATTTTTTAAACTGACCTTAGTTTGCTAGAACTGTGGACAATTATGGTTGAGCTTCACTCCTTCCGCCACTAGTTCAGCATCGACTATCTAGTCTTTCTTACTTGTCTGTATTATATGGTGTTAGATGTGAAAGGAAATTCCAATTCTCTGATGTCCGCTGCAGTTTCTAGGGTGAACACTCTCACGTGGTTATCTTTTTCAAATCTGTTACTGAACTATAAAGGCATTTTtacaattttattatattttttttttcaagaactAAGGCTGGAATGACTAATGCTTCAGAAAGCATCACTGAGAGCCTTAGGCGCACTCGTCAATTGATGGTTCAGGTAAAATTCATTTCTTTCAATCATCTATTTTAAGCTTTGGGGACAGTATTTATAGTATTATACTAGTGTATTTGCTGCCTTGCTGGTTTTCTGCGGAATATGGATTGTTTCTCTTGTATAAATATCACCTCTGACCTGCAAATGATTTTTCAGGAGGTTGAAAGAAGTGAATATACATTGGCAACTTTAGGTAGGTTTTTAATTCTGTTACATAGCCGAGCTTCATTATTGTGCCTCACATAGTGACATTATAA
Above is a genomic segment from Papaver somniferum cultivar HN1 chromosome 10, ASM357369v1, whole genome shotgun sequence containing:
- the LOC113318489 gene encoding uncharacterized protein LOC113318489 — translated: MDDEVAQAVEKAIKEWEKTSSSIENNVKAIEGFGTSVDGLTEEESSHHRLNGLAQDGLPLLRSLQFRLDLLAQQLLMEEQVQSAQSTLKSWKDQYQSLHLGLRNANLQAQINMRKAAQTKRELLLGGGEESTIRRRNLQTKAGMTNASESITESLRRTRQLMVQEVERSEYTLATLDESTGVLKKAESEYKGHRSLLMRTKNLLSTMWCQDVLDRLILLVGFLLFSCAVFYVISKRIGLFKLQRKVIEAIKAGMIVPGDLGAGAAENGFNGVRVDDNVVPNLEVPPLEMHDEL